In Candidatus Cloacimonadota bacterium, one genomic interval encodes:
- a CDS encoding glycosyltransferase translates to MKQILFISYFFPPLGGPGVQRAQKFAKYLPEFGWEPIVISVKNIEYVAYDFSLLAEIPNIQLHRVNSLDLMRMLCFVERARKYRRKNKRIYTQASQIIRKFYREIFPIDSKIGWIPFALKKGSQLIKNKDIKAIFVTISPYSSAIVGYKLAKKFNLPLIIDYRDLWIGKPDITYFSSWHRKFSIYWERKMLKFARIITVNTEFTKDKVLSLYSEIEKSKFKVIYNGWDREDFDQKCSKENDKIIFTYTGGFYGERTPYYFLKVLEKMLNKNLLPTNIEFRFVGNYFKDIIQMLENKRLESILSVISQVTHKESVKYLIQSDFLMLFIAKKDSEIILPAKIFEYLAARKPILAMIPRNGEAAKIIRENDAGFISEIDEENLIMENILKLLNLYKSGLLNTHFRLDSKDYLKYERRNLTYELSKNLDNIYETN, encoded by the coding sequence TTGAAACAAATCCTTTTTATTTCATATTTCTTTCCACCATTAGGTGGACCAGGGGTCCAAAGAGCGCAAAAATTTGCCAAGTATCTTCCTGAGTTTGGATGGGAACCCATTGTAATTTCTGTTAAAAACATTGAATATGTAGCTTATGATTTTTCTTTATTAGCTGAAATACCAAATATTCAGTTGCATCGTGTTAATTCCTTAGATTTAATGCGAATGCTTTGTTTTGTTGAAAGAGCAAGAAAATATAGGAGAAAAAATAAAAGGATTTATACACAGGCCTCACAAATAATACGGAAATTCTATCGGGAAATATTTCCTATTGATTCAAAAATTGGCTGGATACCATTTGCCCTTAAAAAAGGTTCACAATTAATAAAAAATAAAGATATTAAAGCTATTTTTGTAACCATAAGTCCATATTCTTCTGCCATAGTTGGATATAAACTTGCAAAAAAATTTAATCTGCCTTTGATAATTGATTATAGAGATTTATGGATTGGAAAACCAGATATAACTTATTTTTCAAGTTGGCATAGAAAATTTTCAATTTATTGGGAACGGAAAATGCTTAAATTTGCAAGAATTATAACTGTTAACACTGAGTTTACTAAAGATAAGGTTCTTTCTCTTTATTCAGAAATAGAGAAGTCTAAATTTAAGGTGATATATAATGGATGGGATAGAGAAGATTTTGACCAAAAGTGTTCCAAAGAAAATGATAAAATTATTTTTACATATACTGGTGGATTTTATGGTGAAAGAACCCCATATTACTTTCTTAAAGTATTGGAGAAGATGTTGAATAAAAATCTTTTGCCCACAAATATTGAATTTAGATTTGTAGGAAATTATTTTAAAGATATAATACAAATGTTAGAAAATAAAAGGCTAGAAAGTATTCTTTCTGTTATTTCACAAGTAACTCATAAGGAAAGTGTGAAATATTTAATTCAGAGTGATTTTCTTATGCTTTTTATTGCCAAGAAAGACAGTGAGATAATATTACCGGCAAAGATTTTTGAGTATTTGGCTGCAAGAAAGCCGATATTAGCTATGATACCACGAAATGGAGAAGCAGCAAAAATTATTAGAGAAAATGATGCTGGTTTCATTTCAGAAATTGATGAGGAAAATTTGATTATGGAAAATATTTTAAAATTACTAAATTTATACAAATCTGGTCTATTAAATACTCATTTTAGATTAGATTCCAAAGATTACCTGAAATATGAAAGAAGGAATTTAACTTATGAACTTTCCAAAAATTTAGATAATATTTATGAAACGAATTAA
- a CDS encoding polysaccharide deacetylase family protein yields the protein MNLRIGLTASKPGWQILLKQEGVSYEIISCFSDIKYSDLSALIANGFNSLKQRDNILGYVKSGGAVLVDSEMSSELLNVNMKKFRIKFLIPEKNSIYSAVGLVDIYQNGFIPKDGDITSLDNGLKIKIKEIGKGIVLILPFNVNKAILDISTSRRKFCFKRKELPSERVSKISKGEIRRIVRISLEYLHHIQGLPFVQLWYYPKGNKNIFSFRVDTDFCKQKDTKALYKICKKNEIPGSWFVETKTSMQWLADFKNMQNQEIGLHCYRHRVFKDYDNNRKNLEKGQKILEKYGIKPIGFVSPYGEWNYNLGKAIEDANFQYSSEFSLSYDDLPFFPYIENRFSKVLQIPIHPISIGRLRRAHCTDEEMWQYYKNVIVQKIKLCEPIIFYHHPSHKKFDIFDRIFKFINEHSIKKFDFAGLYNWWKKRNKVKFNAILENEKIVIESNNFSNDFWLRISSAKFGNSITQISPEIDLRNLEWHKKDEIISLPQDINHIRRFSWRDFLYDLEFIRGKLHQWKNQ from the coding sequence ATGAATTTAAGAATTGGTCTTACTGCAAGCAAACCCGGTTGGCAAATTTTGTTAAAGCAGGAAGGGGTTTCGTATGAAATAATCTCTTGTTTTAGTGATATAAAATACTCAGATTTATCTGCTTTAATTGCTAACGGCTTTAATTCTTTGAAACAACGCGATAATATTTTAGGTTATGTTAAATCTGGCGGTGCAGTTCTTGTTGATTCAGAAATGTCATCAGAGTTGTTAAATGTCAATATGAAAAAGTTTAGAATAAAGTTTTTAATTCCTGAGAAAAATTCAATTTATTCTGCAGTTGGTTTAGTTGATATTTATCAAAATGGATTTATTCCCAAAGATGGAGATATAACCAGCTTAGATAATGGATTGAAAATTAAGATAAAAGAAATTGGTAAGGGCATTGTATTAATACTGCCCTTTAATGTTAATAAAGCTATTCTTGATATTTCAACCTCTCGCCGAAAATTCTGTTTCAAAAGAAAGGAATTACCATCTGAAAGAGTTTCGAAAATTTCCAAAGGAGAAATAAGGAGAATTGTTAGAATTTCTTTAGAATATTTACATCATATTCAAGGATTACCATTTGTCCAACTATGGTATTACCCTAAAGGAAATAAAAATATCTTTTCATTTAGGGTTGATACTGACTTTTGTAAGCAGAAGGATACTAAAGCATTGTATAAGATTTGTAAAAAAAATGAAATTCCTGGCAGTTGGTTTGTTGAAACAAAAACATCAATGCAATGGTTAGCTGATTTCAAAAATATGCAGAATCAGGAAATTGGACTGCATTGCTATAGACATCGTGTCTTTAAAGATTATGATAATAATCGAAAGAATCTGGAAAAGGGTCAGAAAATTTTAGAAAAATATGGGATTAAACCAATTGGTTTCGTTTCTCCTTATGGAGAATGGAATTACAATCTTGGTAAAGCTATTGAAGATGCAAACTTTCAATATTCATCTGAATTTTCTCTTAGTTATGATGATTTACCTTTTTTCCCATACATAGAAAACAGATTTTCAAAAGTTTTGCAAATTCCGATTCATCCAATCAGTATTGGTAGATTAAGAAGGGCGCATTGTACAGATGAAGAGATGTGGCAATATTATAAGAATGTTATTGTTCAAAAGATTAAACTCTGTGAGCCCATAATTTTTTATCATCATCCATCGCATAAAAAATTTGATATCTTTGACAGGATATTCAAATTCATTAATGAACACTCTATTAAAAAATTTGATTTTGCCGGATTATACAATTGGTGGAAAAAGAGAAATAAAGTTAAATTTAACGCGATATTAGAAAATGAGAAAATAGTTATTGAAAGCAATAATTTCTCAAATGATTTCTGGTTGCGCATTTCAAGTGCTAAATTTGGAAATTCTATAACTCAGATAAGTCCAGAAATAGATCTAAGGAATTTAGAGTGGCACAAAAAAGATGAAATTATATCGTTACCCCAAGATATTAATCACATACGACGGTTTAGCTGGAGAGATTTTTTATATGATTTAGAATTCATACGAGGAAAATTACACCAATGGAAAAATCAATAA
- a CDS encoding glycosyltransferase: MKIILASYQSIMLIRGGPSYELVEIKKELNKLGVEAQYFNPWDVNLDILNADLVHLFAANIATYSLAKNLKHYGIKFVINPIFFSRHSPTLLRIYQNFEKPFYKLFKRTYSDYSIPKQICEWSEKVLPNTEAEAQLISKGLGINSKKIKVIHNGVEERFANANPDIFEKKYGIKDFVLYVGHIGGQRKNVLSLIKVLEIIDHPAVIIGDVANTKESEICLEEAKKNKNLIVIKGLRHDDPILASAYTACDTFILPGRYETPGISAMEAALAGAKIVITKYGGTKDYFENMVEYVDPYSIDSIHQGIVKSLNKIKDDQLKNHIKDNFLWDKIAKQTLEMYRNVISER; the protein is encoded by the coding sequence ATGAAAATAATTTTAGCAAGTTATCAATCTATAATGCTTATTCGTGGAGGCCCAAGCTATGAATTGGTTGAGATTAAAAAAGAACTTAATAAATTAGGAGTAGAAGCCCAATATTTTAATCCATGGGATGTAAATTTAGATATCTTAAATGCCGATTTAGTGCATCTTTTTGCAGCAAATATTGCAACATATTCGTTAGCAAAAAATTTAAAGCATTATGGGATTAAATTTGTAATTAATCCGATCTTCTTTAGTAGGCATTCTCCCACTTTGTTAAGGATTTATCAAAATTTTGAAAAACCATTTTATAAACTATTTAAAAGAACATATTCTGATTACAGTATACCAAAACAGATATGCGAATGGTCAGAAAAGGTTTTGCCTAATACAGAAGCAGAAGCTCAACTTATTTCAAAAGGCTTAGGAATAAATTCTAAAAAGATAAAAGTAATACATAACGGAGTTGAGGAGCGTTTTGCTAATGCCAATCCTGATATATTTGAAAAGAAATATGGCATAAAAGATTTTGTTTTGTATGTTGGACACATTGGGGGCCAACGCAAAAATGTCTTATCTTTAATAAAAGTCTTAGAAATAATAGACCATCCTGCAGTAATTATAGGCGATGTGGCAAATACAAAGGAGAGCGAAATTTGTCTTGAAGAGGCGAAAAAGAATAAGAATTTGATTGTAATTAAAGGGTTAAGGCATGACGATCCTATTCTTGCATCTGCCTATACGGCTTGCGACACCTTTATTCTTCCTGGAAGATATGAAACCCCAGGAATTTCTGCAATGGAAGCCGCTTTAGCTGGTGCTAAAATTGTGATTACAAAATATGGAGGAACAAAAGATTACTTTGAAAATATGGTAGAATATGTAGACCCATATTCAATAGATTCTATACATCAAGGTATTGTAAAGTCGTTGAATAAAATAAAAGATGACCAACTAAAGAATCATATAAAAGATAATTTCCTTTGGGATAAAATTGCCAAACAAACTCTTGAGATGTATAGAAATGTGATTAGTGAGAGATAA
- the wecB gene encoding UDP-N-acetylglucosamine 2-epimerase (non-hydrolyzing): protein MRNNLYRKKADRKKKIAVIIGTRPEVIKVFPIIKLIEAEYSNSFEYKLIVTGQHKTMLKQALNFFKLQPDYNLNIMREDQKLSALTASCLISISKILKQEQPEFVLVQGDTTSTFTGALSAFYHKISIGHIEAGLRTYDKYQPFPEEINRHLVDVMADFCFAPTENNKENLIREGISPDKIFVTGNTGIDTLFLIKESHKDKLEKQLLKLGFSNNEKIILVTAHRRENFGEGIKNICKALIKVSQEFPEYKVIYPIHKNPNIKNVVTSLLSGVENIVLLPTLNYIEFISLVAKSYLILTDSGGIQEEAPVFEKPVLVMREKTERMEGVNSGVSKLVGTQPERIFSNVEELIRNKKAYDKMANAINPYGDGKASQRILELLQKNKMSVH, encoded by the coding sequence ATGCGAAATAATTTATATAGAAAAAAAGCCGATAGAAAAAAAAAGATAGCTGTAATCATTGGTACTAGACCGGAGGTAATAAAAGTCTTTCCAATTATTAAACTAATTGAAGCAGAATATAGTAACTCTTTTGAATATAAATTGATTGTTACCGGTCAACATAAAACCATGCTCAAGCAGGCTTTAAACTTTTTTAAATTACAACCTGATTATAATCTTAATATAATGAGAGAGGATCAGAAATTATCTGCATTGACAGCATCTTGTTTAATTTCTATTAGTAAGATATTGAAACAAGAACAACCAGAATTTGTGTTGGTGCAGGGAGATACAACAAGTACTTTTACTGGTGCATTATCTGCTTTTTATCATAAAATCTCAATTGGTCATATAGAAGCAGGTTTGCGAACCTATGATAAATATCAACCGTTTCCAGAAGAAATAAACAGACATTTGGTGGATGTAATGGCGGATTTCTGTTTTGCCCCAACTGAAAATAATAAAGAAAATTTGATAAGAGAAGGTATAAGTCCTGATAAAATATTTGTTACAGGAAATACAGGAATAGATACTTTATTTCTAATAAAAGAAAGTCATAAAGATAAATTGGAGAAGCAACTACTAAAGTTAGGCTTCAGTAATAATGAAAAAATTATATTAGTTACAGCTCACCGCAGAGAAAATTTCGGAGAAGGCATAAAAAATATTTGTAAGGCGCTAATTAAAGTTTCACAAGAATTTCCTGAGTATAAAGTCATTTATCCTATTCATAAAAATCCTAATATAAAAAATGTCGTTACATCTTTATTGTCTGGTGTGGAAAATATTGTTTTATTACCTACATTGAATTATATTGAATTTATATCCCTTGTTGCGAAGAGCTACTTAATATTAACTGATTCAGGTGGAATACAGGAGGAAGCACCAGTTTTTGAAAAACCAGTACTTGTTATGAGAGAGAAGACAGAGCGTATGGAAGGTGTAAATTCTGGGGTTTCAAAATTAGTTGGAACTCAGCCTGAAAGAATCTTCTCAAATGTGGAAGAGCTAATTAGAAATAAAAAGGCTTATGATAAAATGGCAAATGCAATAAATCCATATGGAGACGGTAAGGCAAGTCAAAGAATTTTGGAACTCTTGCAAAAAAATAAAATGAGCGTACATTGA